The Gottschalkia purinilytica region CATAGCTACAAGCTTTTTGGAACCACCTGCATAGCAGGTGGTTTTCTACATACAAATAAAAAACATCACTTCATTTTAAAGTGATGTCTTTTATATTATCAATTAAGTTTATTTTTAACTTTACTATAACAAATGGTACTATTTCTACCCGAATTTTTTGATCTATAAAGGCATTTATCAGCCCTTTCAATAATCATACTAGTTTCATCAATTTCACTTACATATGTTATTCCTGTACTTATACTTATATTTATATGTGGCTTTAACTCATTGTATCTAAATTTTTTATTAATAATTGAATTTCTAAAACTTTCCATTATAGAATATGCTGCTTCCTCATCTTTATTAAAAAACAATATTATAAATTCATCCCCACCAAACCTAAATATTAGATCTTTATCTTCTAAATGCTCTTTAAGCTCGGATATTAATTCTTTTAATATAAAATCCCCCACTAAATGACCATAATTATCATTGATTTCCTTAAATTTATCTATATCTACAAACGCTACAGATAATTTAATTCCATCAGTTTTTATATTATTTTGATATTCCTTTATCTTTTTTTCAAAATATGTTTTATTATAAGCTCCTGTAAAAGTATCTCTGTTTATACGAGCTTTGTAATTATCATTTCTTTCTAAAGCTCTTTCTACTCTTGCTATAACTTCTTCAAGATTAAAAGGCTTTGTAATATAATCATCTACTCCTTTACTTAAAGCTTCTATTTTATCTTGTATAACTTGTTTAGCTGTTAAAAATATAACTGGTACATGCATGTTTTTTCTTTTTAGAAGCTCTAGAATTTTAAACCCATCTAATTCAGGTAATACAATATCTGAAATAATTAAGTCTATATCTAATTCTGTAATAATTTTAATTGCATCATAAGACTTAGACGTTGTAATAATACTATGCCCCCTCATTTCAAATGCATCTTTTATTATATTCAAAGTCAAAACATCATCATCTAAAATTAATATTTTTTTCCTTTTATTCTCTTCTGTCTTTTCATTATCTATATAATAATTGCTATCGGAAATTAATATGTTTTCTTCTTTTATAAGTTCCATTCTCAAACTTCTTAATTCTTCCTTTACTATTCCAATACCTTTAATTATATTTGAAAATACTTTATGAGAATCATCTGTTATATTTTTAGTTGTATTTAAATATTCTTCATACATCCCCCCTACTTGTGAAAGTCTTTCAAACTCAAACATAGATCCTATTTTTTTAATAGCGTAGAAAAAATTTTTTAAGTCCTCATGATTTTTATTATCAAGAGTTATTCTGTAATTTAAAAGTATGTCTAACATGTCTTGTGTTTCTAGATTATACTTTTCAATAAATGAAATTTTACTTTTGTAAAGCAACCTAGCAAACTTAGATTTGTTCTCCATAAAATCCCCCAATAAAATTTCTCATTTTTATCAAGAAAATTTTAGACGATGATGTTTGACATGTTTTCCATAAAAGTAATTTTTTGTATTTTTATGACGTATTAGCCACATCATTAATAATATAAAGATATAACATTATATGTCTATACTTTAATTAAATAGACTATTAGCTATCTTTATATTTTATTT contains the following coding sequences:
- a CDS encoding diguanylate cyclase, with protein sequence MENKSKFARLLYKSKISFIEKYNLETQDMLDILLNYRITLDNKNHEDLKNFFYAIKKIGSMFEFERLSQVGGMYEEYLNTTKNITDDSHKVFSNIIKGIGIVKEELRSLRMELIKEENILISDSNYYIDNEKTEENKRKKILILDDDVLTLNIIKDAFEMRGHSIITTSKSYDAIKIITELDIDLIISDIVLPELDGFKILELLKRKNMHVPVIFLTAKQVIQDKIEALSKGVDDYITKPFNLEEVIARVERALERNDNYKARINRDTFTGAYNKTYFEKKIKEYQNNIKTDGIKLSVAFVDIDKFKEINDNYGHLVGDFILKELISELKEHLEDKDLIFRFGGDEFIILFFNKDEEAAYSIMESFRNSIINKKFRYNELKPHINISISTGITYVSEIDETSMIIERADKCLYRSKNSGRNSTICYSKVKNKLN